The DNA window CCAAGATGATGACGCTGTCTACTGGTCTTGCTGAGGTTGGGCATGACACATCCTTAAAGACTTTTCTGTAACAGTGTGGGTACATTTTTTATATTCAGGAACTTTGTGCATCGATAGAGTTAGAGTTGAGTTGATCACTtgattttcctttcttttgggAATTCAAACCATAAGTTAACATAGTATCTGGACTCTAAtacaatgtatgtgtgttgaaTTTGAATCAGAAACAAGGAGCCCTCCTACAGACGTGCCAACCCTAATGCTCTCTGGCCTGGCCAGGATGACCATGTCAGACTCTACCTGCCCCAGGTGGGCATTTCCCCTCAGGAAGTTCTCTTCCAGCACATCGTCCGCTCTCCAGCTCCCAGCCGTGGGAACTGGCCCATTAACAGCCAAGGATACTCCACCTCAGGAGACATCGATGGACATAAGGCCTACATTCTGTAGATCTAGGTCAATCCTCTCGATTGATCCAATATTAATTTGTCTATTGAGAGTGTATTAAACAAAGTTATGTTTATTTCGTTTTTGGAGGTAATCACTGGCATATTGCAGAAGTATTTATGAAGAGTCACTAGATCTTCACCAGCATAGTGGGAACTGAGGATATCctctaaaaatacatttttttttacgatgtgtgaataaaaaatgtttttcaaagAAGGGGGTATACTCCGTATTCTCTACTTTCTTATACACTAGACTGCATCATACCAGCTATCAACTGTTCCTTTAGGCGTAGTGGCCCCTTTAAGGTAAACACCGTCGTGAACTTGAGCTGTCCTGCGCTGACGTAAGAGACTTGGAGACTTCGGTGCACCCATACCAGAGGACGGGCAGGGAGGAACGAAGAAGATAAAATGATCCAGGCCGGATGTCTGACCGCTAaatattcatgtttttttattcgGTTAGATGTTCATTCATTATGGCCGGCTTTGTTGAGAGTGAACCAAATAATTGTGTAGACTCTTAGAGGGAAACGGTTTGCTGAAATGTGCAATTGTGGAACCTTAAAAGTGGCAACCCCTCTCCACAGTGGTCTATATCATCTGTTGAACGCATCAGTGGGAAATACAACTAAAAGTCCATAGTATCTGAAATAGTATATGGATATTCGCACAGGGTCTGACGCACAATATTTTCGACTCCTCGAAAGCGAGACAGTGAAAGCGGAAAGAGGCTTATTTTTTGGTTTTGGATTGGCTAAGAGCGGCGGTCAGCGGTGACTGTACGCCAGTGACATTTGTTGTGGCCAAGCAGTCCTCGTACCCAGTTTTACTCTCCTGAATCATGCAAGATTCCGGTAACGGGAATGGAAAGGAGAGGCAACTGATACATCAGACTCCAGGGACTCCGGATTCTTTGCTCATCCCAGAGGATGACATCGTCAATAGTCCCACACATTTTCAGCTATCCGTTTCTCCCAAACTGGAGTTTAAACGGAATGTGGTAACAGACGACTACAAACTAACATCTCAAGTACTGGGTCTGGGTATTACCGGCAAAGTGCTGGAATGTTACTGCAAGAAGACAGGCAAGAAATGTGCTCTAAAGGTAggctatactgtgtgtgtgtgtgtgtgtgtgtgtgtgtgtgtgtgtgtgtgtgtgtgtgtgtgtgtgtgtgtgtgtgtgtgtgtgagagagagagagagagagagagagagagagatggagagagatagagaagagagagagagagactgaaggacTGAGTCTGGTTGACCGGTACTTTGTGGCCACTTTAGCGATTGTGGGCATGGTTAGCCTACTATATGCACATGTAAGAAAGACATGTATCTCTGTGTGCCAGCAGATTTGAACCAGGGAGCTTCATAACTTGGTTAGTCTCCTGGCCTGACAATGGAAGTGTCTGGGGATAGCAGTGATATGCTGTCTGGAACTCTGACACACAGGTTCAGCTGGGACAGTGCTGATCATTGTTGTGACAAGTGCCCTGTCCAGACCAGAACCTTCTGACCCTGTCTACTTTGCCTGATTCTGTGTTCTTAGATTCTCTGAAGTTTTCTATGATTTCCATTTCTCTAAGCACTGTGCATTGTGCAACTGCTTTGTGTGCCCCTTAATGTTTTCAGTATGATTCAGCAATAGTGAGTATATTCAGAGCTTTTAATCCAGATAGCTGTTCCAGTCCCCACCCGCAATTTCCCATGAAAACAGGATGACTAACCCCTTGAGGTTCAGTGGATGTTTTGCTTGGAACAGTAAGCAAATATTGTTTATCACATTGTTTCTCAGCTTGACCAAGCATACCAGAATTAAATATGACAAGGAGGATCACCTTGCATGTTGTTTGGGTCTAAACCAGAAACTCAGACCCAGAATGCCTTACTAGAGTCAGGAGGTTGGATTCTTTGGAGGTTTTGGCATCAGTCTGAGAATTCTTCCTACTCTTTTGACAATGGTTAAATGGTACTCTTGATGATGAACTGAAATTCAGCACTCTTTCTTAAACTCCTCTCCAGGAATACATTTTTACCAAAATAACACATTTAAATGGAAGTAGTAATAGTATTAGTAGTGATGTAATAAGGGGTTTGaagaaattgtgtgtgtgcacttgacAGAAAGTGTAAGGTGAAATGAAATACAGAGACTTACTCGCTCTTTCCTGGAGCGATCGTCAGATCTCTGAGATTGTCTAACCTACAGACATCAAGCACATGTTGAGGCTCACTTAACTTAATGATCCCATTTAGGTCATTGGAGATGCTGTATAAGGAAATCTTTGATTACAATCGattctcccttcctcccgccGTCCTTCTCTGTCAGATTCTGTACGACAGTCCCAAAGCCAGGCGGGAGATTGAGCTCCATCGGCGTGTGTCAGGAGGACCCTACATCGTCCAGATCCTCAGTCTGTACGAGAACATCCACCAGGGCAAGAAGTGCCTGCTCATCATCATGGAGTGGTGAGTATACACAGAACAGCATGGTACATTCCTTTTGATGTAATTCTATTGGAAAAATGTCACTAATGAGAAGGTTAACAATGCTAACCTCGcttgggttagtgtgtgtgggctcaGTAGAATTGGAGCTAGTAATTGCGGAAGCACAATGCTAGTCTTGTTCTAGAAAcctgagagaaaaagacagtatACATTTGTTGAGAGTAAGGCCTCATAACTGTGTCACTTCGATTACTGTCTCCTTCCTGTTATTCTGGGTCagtatggagggaggggagctgtTCAGTCGTATACAGGCCAGAGGGGACCAGGCAttcacagagagaggtgaggcacATGCTCCATGCTTCACACAGCTGCTCTGTGGTAGACTGTGTGTATTGTGGTCTAAGCTTCAGCATCTGTGTTGATCTGACGTCTGTTCTTCAGAGGCCTCAGAGATCATGAGGGACATAGGCACAGCCATTGAGTATCTCCACCACATGGATATCGCTCACAGAGACATCAAGGTATCACTGTCATTGACGAATTGGaacacttactgacttgaataATGCTCTTCATTAAAACCCTCATTTTCTAAACaccttgtttacacacaaaaacacacacatatacactcacacactgcagcCAGAAAACCTGCTCTACAACACCAAGGAGAGCAATGCTGTGCTGAAGTTGACTGATTTTGGCTTTGCCAAAGAGACCACGTTACACAACTCTCTCCAGACTCCCTGTTACACCCCCTACTATGTTGGTAAGGACTTGCTAATACACTTCTATGTCATTTGTAAATGTATGGATGGGTATTCCATCTCTTGTGGTTTTTAATGTTTCTGTGCATGTCTGTTTCTGTtgtctgtgtgcatatgtgtgtgtttgtttgtgtgcatgtgtgtgtgtttgtatgtgtttgtgtgtgtacgtgtgtgtgtgtacgtgtgtgcttatctttctgtccatctgtctgtcagccCCTGAGGTGCTTGGGCCAGAGAAATATGACAAATCATGTGATATGTGGTCTCTGGGTGTGATCATGTACATTGTGTGAGTACTCTATGTCTTTACACTATTCTGCGTCTGGGTGAGGGGAATCTTGTCACATTTACTCACAGACTTATAAGCTcacagtgtgcgtgtgcgcatgtgtgtgtgcgcgcatgtgtgtgtatgtgcccatgtgtgtgtgtgtgttccaggctcTGTGGGTTTCCACCATTCTACTCCAACACGGGCCAGGCCATCTCTCCAGGGATGAAGCAGAGGATCCGGATGGGCCAGTACCAGTTTCCCACCCCGGAGTGGGCCGAGGTGTCAGAGGAAGGTGGGGAAGACAGTGTGTGGGGGACTGGTTGGGATAGAGTAGGGACAGAGGTGTTTAGCCAATCTGCTGTGTTGGTTTGTGGCAGGTGCATTTTGATTGGTAGGCTAGAGCAGTGTTTCTCAACTGGTCTAACCTCAGGACCCACATTTGTCCTTTGGTGTTGTGCTGGtggtgtttctgattggctggtaggtAGCAtgtaactctgtataactcgagacgGCTATCAACTCGGTGTTTCACGatgaatgcgtgagacttgagcacctttcaaaataaaagcttacCATCGGAAGTTCGgtaatgtaaaaataaaagttaGATTTTTTGACGGATCCAAAGCACCCGTCTGCGACGCACCAGTTGAGAAACACTGGGCTAAAGTGTACAAACACCTCGTAGTTTAGTTTGTttgatgttgttttgttgtctGTAGCCAAACAGTTGATTAACCAGCTGTTGAAGACTGACCCT is part of the Hypomesus transpacificus isolate Combined female chromosome 9, fHypTra1, whole genome shotgun sequence genome and encodes:
- the LOC124470717 gene encoding MAP kinase-activated protein kinase 2-like, yielding MQDSGNGNGKERQLIHQTPGTPDSLLIPEDDIVNSPTHFQLSVSPKLEFKRNVVTDDYKLTSQVLGLGITGKVLECYCKKTGKKCALKILYDSPKARREIELHRRVSGGPYIVQILSLYENIHQGKKCLLIIMECMEGGELFSRIQARGDQAFTEREASEIMRDIGTAIEYLHHMDIAHRDIKPENLLYNTKESNAVLKLTDFGFAKETTLHNSLQTPCYTPYYVAPEVLGPEKYDKSCDMWSLGVIMYIVLCGFPPFYSNTGQAISPGMKQRIRMGQYQFPTPEWAEVSEEAKQLINQLLKTDPTERMTIGQFMNHPWINQSMVVPPTPLHTSRVLTEDRELWDDVKEEMTSALATMRVDYDQVMIKDLDTSNNPLLNKRRKRPAVSGAEGGRDGGEEGGGGGGGGGGGGGGDGGGGAVCYSQ